Part of the Phragmites australis chromosome 23, lpPhrAust1.1, whole genome shotgun sequence genome is shown below.
GTATGATTTTGTTTATGAATAACTATTATGGGAAAGTACAATGGAGTTGATGTGAGCCTAGAAAAAATTAccttaccggatcatccggtgcttgggattttgcactcaccggattgttcggAGTTATAGGTGAAgggagcaccagagcatttcagcACAGAAAGAAAAGGGAAGTGACGTCAATGGATTAATTCTTACAGAGAGGTTACAGAAGCGAGCCAAGTGGAGATGAAGGCATCGAATAGTTCGGTGCTTATGCCTTATGCACACCGGACTATTCAACAGCCAAattcttacagagaggttgcaaatgagAGTCTGGTGCATGTGAACTGGCCGGATGATTCAGTGATGGATATGAGTTCAtcggagcttttcttgcagagaacaaATTTTTTGTGCGCAAATgaagttgaactcatcggatggtccaatgttCAGGAGCAaaacacatcggaacatccgttGTTCACGATTTCTGCATGATATGCTTTCATTTGAGGATTGTTGTTTTGAGCTAACCTGGAGATGATTTTGGAGTGGGataaatatgtttgcttgtttcatagtgtgcaggtgatggatgtaacttgacggTTAACaatgggatgatcggggccaaacatgaggcttggtgccgaacaatcaaggaggccggatgaagtcaagggtgatcctagcggtacaaATGGGggtcaaacaaagcatgaatggagaaggatgaagatggcgtattGAAGAAGTCAAGTGAAGCGGATgacggtgcaagtgacaaaatggcccaagggatcgggagcgggagagacttaccggcagtcaagatcgtaagatgtagtacacacgtcgacatcagagcacctgcttgaggcaaagcaagtggcggctagtcacgctttgaaaagcgtactagggtttcacggtttggccacaaaaccgcGGGAGAACTGGAGggtcatgtggcatcatcgcaaaacctacgtcgagacgaagctaagtcataaacaAACTGTGACCGTTCAATGGACGgagcgaaaaatagaccaaTGCTccagtggtaggtagaagtgtactaccaGTGAGAgatattttaggaacaagaaaacttaagggtcaagACACCTTcttaggtctataaatagaggggtagggctatagaAAAAGGATGAGTCAGACATTTGAGAGActagtgataggttttagaggaaaggagaagatatgcttagtctttgtaataggttagagcttttgtgagagaaactTAATTttgtaatccgtttaaaataggattaacctctttgagtaatggagtttatgtttttgcatatgtttgaattttcctccttctagtctctatTGGTTCTTTTGCAAATTTATAAGTTTTAGTTTTTCGATTGTAATTTTCGTTTTCCTTTTGAGCAGCAGTTTTTTCAACTTTGTGAAGTAATTTTTCTTATCGCTAGAGccataaatattcatatacttatatatttgagagggtcttgaatcatCTTGCCTCTAAACCATCAACTTAAAGAGTTGTTTCTTTCGGTGACTGtctttttactttattttttattcaagtttcaagttttttttttacaaaaacaCATGAAATGCTCTTGAATAGAAACTATGATTCATAATTCATTcgtagagtcatgttgccttaAAAATTTCTTTCTCGCtctgtctctctaaagtttaagCTTTCGTTGTGTGTTTTTGAAGAGTGTTTGATGAACAAGAAATAGaccatctattttgaaaaaaatctgtACGGCatctattcacctccctctagtcGTCTATCTTGATCCTACAATTAATTCGACAACGGTCCAGATATGTTTGCTATGTGAAAAAGATGCCATACCATCCATTTTTAGCAAGGTTAAGCAAATACGAGCTATTCTCCCAACATTGGATGACCATGCCACATGACATGATCCACATAAGACACGTCTAGCCAGTTATTTGAACATCCGTGTACTTGAGGTTCAGTGAAACAACAAACTCCTGACTTATTTGTAAGAAATATCCAATAACGAATTATCTACTTTCACTTAATCGTACACTTAATCGTACAACTTGATGTCAATATCTGCAATCCAAACAGCATGAGCGTCTATCATTTTACGGTTTTACCTGCCCAACAAAGGAGCTAAACCCTTTTTGTTGGAGAAAGTACCAAAGAAAGTTGGTAATTGGTATCTGGACAAATCTAGTAACGTAAACTGCAGACACCAAAAATTTAAGAAATGCCTTTACTAAATCATGTAAACCTTTCCAAATGTTCAaagctcaatttttttttcctaacatTCAAACAAAATGTGACAAGTGGGATTCAACGGTCGATGAAAGTCCTCTCGTGTCTCCAGGAAGTCAATCTTTCTCAATCCTTTATACACCGAACTTTTGCTAGTTAATGCTGACAAGTACACGGATGTTCTCAACGGCTAAAAAGAAACCAATATCTTGCAAATGCCCAATATGATGCAAAATCATGCAATTCCACACTAACCTCGCATTGCTCCACGAAAGATCTCCATTCGTCAGTGCCAATCTCCTCCAGGATCACCCAAGCATTCCATGGCTGGCAGCCTGCAAGCAACAACCCCAAAGACCCAATCCATCCTACAGTTCGAACAGTTTCAGTACCCAATGCGAAACAGACGACCATAAGTAAACTGTTCACTACAATGGATACCGGAGCCCGCTCGCACTCGGGGGCTCCGGCTCGaccagcagctgcagctgcctCCTCCCCTTTCTCCACGCTCCTCCGCCCAACCAATCTATCAACCCCAAGGTCATCAATTCAGCACCCAAGCAAGCGGAATGCTTACACTTCAACCAAGAACAAGGTCGCGCAGGGAGGCAATGAAGGAGGAGGTGAGCGGGGAGGACCGCCATGGCCCGCCATGCGCCCTCCGCCGCCTGATTAGCATGCGGCCCAGCCACTCATCACTCCTCGCCTCCCGCAGCCGGCGATGTCACGGGAGCGGGAGGCGCTAACCCTAGCTTTGGCGATGGTGGCGGAGCGCGAACCAAGCCCTAGCCCGAGCTCGACCTCTCGCGGAGAGGTGGGCAGAGACGGAGACGATGAAGCGTCGCGGCTGCAGGAGCGAGTGGCGGTCGCTGGTGAGCCACCATGCCGGCGAAGTACTTACTACTTTGGATCTAATCGCGATCCTAAAATTTTCAAATCAGTCCCTGATTTGGTCGCTACTTATTAATCACGATCAGAATATTTACAAAATAGTCCTTAATGTGGATCGCAATTAATAATCGTGAACCAAATATTTGCAGAAGAGACCCTATTTAAATTGCAATTTTGCATATTACCCCTCCATTACATGGGTGGCTCTTCGCACGTCGGCCGCTGCTGCCTCGTCGTCGAGGATGAATTGGCCACAGCTAATGGTAGCCGTCGCCGGCGCAAACTTGATGTTCGTCGTTGTAGTGTCCGCATATGTCTCCGCCAGCAGTGTGTGGTGTGGGGATCGTCCGAGTGGTAGTGTTACAGGGACTCGCGTGTCCATTTTTGTTTTACTGCATCAACGTGTATCACAATGTTGACTCATGATCAGATGTGATGCGATATGTATCCGACGGGTCTTGGCCGTGCCCAAGGCTAGGGAGAGTAGAAGGAGACAATGACAGGGAGCAGAATGAGAGGTGATagtgagggagaagaggaggtgACGGACCTACAATATTAGAGAAGCCATGTCAAGATGCTGAGCATGTTTTCGTGCAGATCCAAGCCACCGCTCGTTATTTTTGCTACTGTCTTCTCCTCCCTGCTCCATAAACTCTAACACCATCACCGTCACCTCTGAAATCCTGATGTGAGCACAAGAGAGATCAAAGGAGAACCGATATGGAGTAAAGGAAGGGAAGTTGGGCCAATGATTGACAGGATAGGTGAACAAAATGATGGttcattttaatttttatacttttttctattttctgttTTTTAGTTTTGACGAATATAGTGGATCTGATTATAAATCAAAACTGCAATTTTATTTCAATTTAAGTGTATTAAAGAAGAGACAGATCTttatattatacatatatattgttTATATAGCTTGGTTtaacacataattaattaaataaataatatattaaaagAAACCTCGAATCCTATATCTGCACCCGAGTCCGGTAACACTGCCGAGCAGTGCACCCGCGCCACCGGCACGTAGAGGGCATGGGCGGCggcgtcgcctcctcctcgatcTTCGTGGCGCCGTTTGCTGCGTTGTGATCGCGCACCCATCGATCGGCCTCCGCTCCGGTGAGATCGCCGTGATGGTCGGTCCTCCACGGGCCACGGGCACGATGGAACAAGCAAGCTGCAGTCTCGCGGCAAGGATTAGGCCGTGAAAGTTATCTGGGAGGGAGAATGGTGAGGCTCTCGCCATACCAAAGCCCCCTCGGCCTCGGGGCGCCGCCACCGGTGCCGTCGACGAGAGCGCCATGGACAACGGCAGCGCCATGGACAACAAGGTCAGCATATCCTCATGGGATCTCGCACTCTCTCCTCCGCATCGCAATCTCTCTCGTCCTCCCATCCCACCCACTCATCCTTTCAGTCTGCACTTTGTTTATGAAAGGTCAGGAGTGCCGTTAAAAAAATTGCTTTAACATTGAACTCGTGATTTTCATTATAAAACTAGCCCAAAAAAGGGTGCAGTTTTAGTGAGTTTTCTGTCAAGTTAGTTCATGAGGTTGTATTAAAAGAAAAAGTAATTTGCACAGATCAGCCAGAAAACAGATGCGGGAGTTGAGCATTATTTCCACATAGATAATGCCTTCTTGCAGAGTTGGCATATCCAAGTATTTGCAAGCTTCAAGCAAAATTTCTTCTGGCACAGCAAAATACCTCCAAAGCCATGGCACAGAGATGCAACAGTACAACATACAAACCAAGCCCAGGCCTCAATACATTATTACATTACCAAGTACGAGTTTTCAACACCACAAAGTACAAAGCAAGTCCACACAAGATACAAGCATACCATAATCCATCAGACTCCAAGCATACTCCAATGCCAGTACCTCTGAAACTTCAGACTGGTCTGAAGTTCGAGAGTTTATTCAGAAAAGTAAGCTGATACCTGCTACCGTTAAACGACCTAAATTGCGGTAGCTAGTAGTACCGATTTAGATCATAATTTTTGCAGGCAAGGGGTGTTCCACTCACCACGATCCCAGAAACTATAGTAGTTTCGAGGACATTTAGGCAATGAGTGAATCACCACAATGCCTAAAGCCAAGAATGATTTGCCTACCGACAGCCAAACTAAGGCAGGGATAAATCCCTGAACCGGAGCTGGAAACCGCCGGCAGCAGCCGGTAGTCACCAGCTCCTAATATTCGGCTGCCTGGTATCCCCTCCAGTCATGCTTTGAGGAGGTCGCAGCAGCCTTCAGAGGCTGTTGCCCACTTGAAGGGGTTACCGACCCCATGCTCACCGTCCATGATGCTCGGGAGCGGGGTGAAGAAGGGTGTCCGGAGGTGATCAAAGCTGTGGTAGTGCTCCACATCTTCATGATCATATATGCTTGTCACCTCCGAACCCGACAGGCTGGAGATGCTGCTCGGGTTGCCCAGGTCTGACTGCTGGATCTCTGAACTTGGAGATGCAGCCTGGCGCATTAGCAGGTTGCTGACCTTTGCCTTGCTCCCTCTACCAGCGTCCTTCCCATTGAactctttctttgtgttcaggAAGCGTCCACCAGAGCCTCTTGCACGACGCAGTGCATGAAGATGACGTGACTCATGGAGATATGGCTGCATTATCAAAAGCACTGACATGAATGGTACAAGACAATAGAATAAATGTTGCATGACATGGTGGATATAAAATTATTCAGGAAAAGGTGATAGTTAAGGAGTTCAATTGATAGTTTGTGAGGTGAGAGATACCTTTCTGACTTTGACCAGCCtattttccctctctgctttggCACGGGCACGGCGTCGACGAAGAATGCCTTCATATTGTTTAGCATTCACATAAATTGGTGCATCTGTTGGCATATTCAGTGGTACAAGCATACGCCCACCAGGCTGCATCCACAAACAATAATGTGGAAGATATGAGCTAATCATAAATATTCTACAAATTTCTTACTTCACAAACGACAGCATCAAATAGAGGTATTTCCTTTCTGTATTGTCATTAGAATGCCAATAGTAAAACAATCCATGGAAAAAAAATGGCTTCAGGCCAAAATTAATGAAAGAAAGTCTCACCATACTATAACTATTACACCTGATCATCCAGCGCCAGTGCATTTATTCCCCGGATTACTttgtatttcttttattttctcatggTAGCATATTATAATAGCCAATCTGCTTTTACTATTTGATGAACCAGATTACCGCTGAATGAAGGGAGATTACAGTTAAAGAGTTGAGGCACAGCCACACAGGTGGATTTCATGGCCATTAAAACAATACACCCAACATTAAAAACAATTtgagaaacagaaaaaaaaaactgaaaagaaTTATTACATAAATTGCTGAAAATGTGGAAATCAGTCAAAGAAACTCCATAGATGACTCTTTTTCTCTAGAATATGCAAGAAAATTGTGTATCTTTttataaagaaagaaaagtttTGGTTGCAAACCATTACAATGTGAGTAAAGTTTTGGTTGCAAACCATTACAATGTGAGTCATAATAGACGATCACCTTAACAGGGTTTGTGATATGTTGCCACAACTAAGAAACCAATCAGAGAAACTCTGTTGATGACTGGTTCAAGACAAATAGAACATACCGTTGCTCCCATTGCATAAGGAGAAAGCAGGCCATAGTGCTGGTCAGCATAAGGATTATTAGAGGAAACCTGACACGCCAGAAGTCAGTCATCAATAAGCACCAAAGTGAAGATGCATTTTGAATTGTAAAGTTGAAAAATGGCACTGCAATTTTAATCACAAAGAGGTTATCCTCATTAATACACATAAACAAAGTAGATGGACAGTCATACCATTGATTGACCATGGCCCAGCTCAAAATGACTATTGTATATTGCAAAAGGTGATTGCAAAGCAACAGTGGCAGAGTGCTCAGAACCATTCTCCCCTTTACCTGAAGCCAAATGACACAAAACAAAGGAGCACTCAATAATGGTACTTACAGACCAAGTAAAAGTAAAGTAGACATCCATCCAACATTCAAGTTGCTAGAGTCTGAAATCTGTTCACACATAATTGGAAATAAGGAACCTATATAATCTCATCAATACAATTAAAAAAACTCGACCTATGGGGGAAGACAGCCCATGGCATTACTTTAAAGGTTGAGAAAAGGCACGGAAGGTCGGCCACCCAAGGGCATCACTGAAAGCAACTTCACGGCCACCCAAGACCGCACTGAAAGCGACACACAATGAGGTGCCTTTTTTGTGAGAACCAGGGTTCGAGCCTTGGCTGGTAGCACCACAACTGGGTGCCTTACCACCGTGCTATCAGCAAGTACTCACTTTTTACCATTTGTGAATCCCTGTACCCGTGGCATGTTAATTTATGGTGTATTGGAAATATTAAATGTGCATGTGCAAGTCTAGAAGGGATCAAGTTTATCTAGCAACTAGCATTTTTTTCTGTTTGTGTGtgtttgtgggggggggggggtgtagtCCTTAACTCCAAATGCATAATTTCAGCATGTTATGATTGTTTTTTGGTGCCACACCAGCTTTGAATGAGAGAAAAGTATTTATTGCCAGAAAAGTTCAGGGCCCCTTTGGAACATAGGAAAAATAGAGGAATTTGAGAGGATTTGAATCCTATAGGAAACTTTCCTATGAAGCCCTTTGGAACAAAGGATTGTGTTCCTAcaaatcctccaaaattcctatagAATGGCTTGTtccataggaattttggaggaattCTAGCAACAGGTTCAACTTCTTGGATAGTTTCCTTTGTGTTAATCTCTCTCCTCAAATTCCTGTGTTTTTCCTGCTCTCCATCCAAACTCTCCATTAGAAACTTTCTTGCATTCTGAATTCCTGTAGGATTGCAAGTGTCAGGCATCTCCCAACCTACATTTTCCTATTCTTGCGTTTTGAGAACCCCACGTTCCAAAGAGGGCCTCAATATTTCTCTGGTACATATAAAAAACTAGTTGGGCATATATAAGGTGTTTGTCACATAACTGAAATAATGTCATGCGACCCAGTGTTATCAACTCCAGGTTTGTGTGAAGAAGGTACCAAAAATTTACAGTACTTATGGTACTTCTTGAATTTTATGGTACTTCTTGAATGGAATGCACTATACTATCACCACAGAATAAAGTTTAAATGCACTAATATTATGACCACCGGAGAAGATTACATCTGGTTTTCAAATTCTGGCAAATATCGGTATGCCAGGTATCATAAATAGATGAAATCATGGAAACTTTGTATTTGGTATAATGCTACTGTCTTCCTCTTGTCCTAGGTAGTGACCAAGTGTCATTGAAAAAAATGACATCAGGGGTGTAAATAAGAAATTTTGCCACTTCTACAAAAACCTGCTTTCACTGCCAGCTACAGGTAATTTTTGGTCCACATTAACACTATTGTCCCTATTATACTTCATGGATTTGTGTACCGGATAGCCTTTTTAATATGTGGTGTGAAGAAAGAGCTCCATCACTACACACGGTACATGAGTAACATCTGAAAAATAGAATGGTAACCAATTCTACTATTAGTATCTATGGGTCCTAAACACTGAACAGTACAATCATGTCCCGTTCAGGTAAgacacatcatcatcttctCACAGCACAGACAGATCCCACCTCTATATATGCGATTACTTTTTTGTGAGACAATATATATGCAAAGTTCTTTCATAAGTCTCCAGTTTTGCTTAGGGAGATCAATCACTTACACTAAACCCTTTTTAGTACTAGAATGTCCCTAACAGTGAAATAACTAAAAACAGAAACTGCCAGGTTCGTACTCAAAGCCAGATAATTGCAATCTGAATCCTACAGTGGTCTTCACATGTTTCACATCCATCCCAAATGTTTTCTGCCAACATGCACAGATTAAACTAGTCCTGTAGTCCATGCCATGTTCTTGCATCAACTTAGCTACAAACATGCACAAGGACAAAACCATCCTCACCTTGAGCCATGGAGAACTTCAGGACTTCAGGGAGACCCCTCTCCACCGGAGGATCCAGCAACGCCTGCGCTCCCGGCACAACCTGGAACCGGCTCACCCGGCACGCGGCCTCCGGCGACATGGCCGGCGGCTTCCCCTGGCCCAACGGCTCGCCGTACAGCATCTGAGGCGCCCCTGTCCACCATGGCAGCGAAGCTCCATTGGAGTTGGCGGCGGCGACCTGCCCGAACCCCTCATGGCTGCTGAAGCTCATCATTGTGTTGTCCTCGTGCCTTCCCTCAAGAAAGTCAGAGCTTGGTTAGGCTGGGCAGCAACCACCACAAATACTCTCTGTTCGATGTTCTCTGGGGTGGATGTATTTAAGCACCTAACTACCAACTACAATCAAGAGCACCAAAAAACAAGTGGATAGATTAAGCACAAATCAGGCGGTAAGGAGCAGGAAGAGAGGTGAAATCGTAAATAAGGGAGAAAAGTCTTCAACAGAAAAGCTAAAGAAATGCAGGATATGAGAAGACAGAAGGACGGTCTGAGAAATGGAGCAAATCAAGAACCAAAGAGGCCAAACTCTTTCCAAGAACTGAATCAGGAAGCCACAAAAGGTGATATTTATAGGAACAAAGAGGAAAAACTGAATCATAAAACCCAAAATCGCATGATTATTCCGGGGGAAATGCAAGATTATACCCCAAATAACAGCCACAGAAGCCAGCAAGATTTCAGCTCCCAAGCTGAGGTCACGACTCAGGAGCCAAGAACATAGCAAGAAGCCCTGCCCATGCATGTACAGCACCAGGAGATGCAAGAATCTCCCGGGGCATAAGAACGAACCAAACCGAAAGGATCCAATAGGATGCACAGGAACAAGGAAACAAAACCCACTCACATTTCAGCAGCAGGGAGCATCTGATGGGGTGGAACAGGATAACAAGAACCACAGAAgcaggagagagaagagagagagacaagaggaagaggagagagaggggacaAGACGGGACGGGGGAGGCGCGTATAAATGGGTGGTACTGACACCGAGAAAGCCTCCTCCAACTTGAGCCAAAGCGAAGTGATTAGCACAATGGCACTCACTACCCTCTTCAATGCAAAGCTCGATTTTTTACTCCCCAAATGGAGGCTCCCTTTCCAAATCACCATCCCCCATTGCAGCGATTATAATTAGCTCAAGTGCGCACAAGGCGGTTAAAGTACACTAATCATGGTGTCAAATGACAAGAAAGTACAAGCCGCGGCATTGGCGAACTACTAAGCAGGGTAAGATCTGCAAGAGTGGCACTCAGACGGGCAATGGTCGGGTCGGATTTGGACGGagtaaaattatatttaatCTGAAACTCATTAGTTataatctaaatttaaattaatAAACTGGTTAAAAATGAAATCTAAACCCGTCGAAATATTCATTAGGTTCAATTTAACATCAACACAGTAGCACCACATCTTAGATCAGCAACTTATCACATCTTAGCGCTCAATCACTCACTAGTGGATCCCTGTGTTGGACTTATGGAGTGACAGAGCACGGCGCCTCGCCAAGGCATCGGTAGTCGAGCGTCGATGGGGCGTCAGTGGGGTCCAGATCCACACACCTTCACCACTATGCTTGCCCTCACATTGCTCTGCGCCACCACCTTCTCGTCAGCATCCGTCATAGCCACCCCGTCTCCGCCCTCCCCCGCGGCCATAGCCACAACCTTCGCTTCCTCCTTCCCCGCATTGCCCTCATCACCACCCTTGTCGGCGGCGACGATCGCGGTAGGGGAGAATGCGACGGCCATCGTGAGGAGGAGAGTGTGGAGGAGCAACGAAGAGCCTAGGCGACGTGTCAGCATCGTCGATAGTGAGGGCTTTGATGGGGGTAGCGGGCGACACACCGGGGTCAAGCACTACGACTGTGGTGGTCAGGAGGAGTTAATCAACATTAGGGTTTTCACTTTTAGTTCACGGGCTGGTCCACATACAATGAGTGGGCTACGCTACTACTATACCGAACGACCTGTGGACACCCACAGGC
Proteins encoded:
- the LOC133906510 gene encoding nuclear transcription factor Y subunit A-10-like isoform X1; this encodes MLPAAEMHEDNTMMSFSSHEGFGQVAAANSNGASLPWWTGAPQMLYGEPLGQGKPPAMSPEAACRVSRFQVVPGAQALLDPPVERGLPEVLKFSMAQGKGENGSEHSATVALQSPFAIYNSHFELGHGQSMVSSNNPYADQHYGLLSPYAMGATPGGRMLVPLNMPTDAPIYVNAKQYEGILRRRRARAKAERENRLVKVRKPYLHESRHLHALRRARGSGGRFLNTKKEFNGKDAGRGSKAKVSNLLMRQAASPSSEIQQSDLGNPSSISSLSGSEVTSIYDHEDVEHYHSFDHLRTPFFTPLPSIMDGEHGVGNPFKWATASEGCCDLLKA
- the LOC133906510 gene encoding nuclear transcription factor Y subunit A-10-like isoform X2; this translates as MMSFSSHEGFGQVAAANSNGASLPWWTGAPQMLYGEPLGQGKPPAMSPEAACRVSRFQVVPGAQALLDPPVERGLPEVLKFSMAQGKGENGSEHSATVALQSPFAIYNSHFELGHGQSMVSSNNPYADQHYGLLSPYAMGATPGGRMLVPLNMPTDAPIYVNAKQYEGILRRRRARAKAERENRLVKVRKPYLHESRHLHALRRARGSGGRFLNTKKEFNGKDAGRGSKAKVSNLLMRQAASPSSEIQQSDLGNPSSISSLSGSEVTSIYDHEDVEHYHSFDHLRTPFFTPLPSIMDGEHGVGNPFKWATASEGCCDLLKA